In one window of Methanosarcina vacuolata Z-761 DNA:
- a CDS encoding PKD domain-containing protein produces MSASVTHAETYHFVAKWGSEGSSDGQFSSPCGVVIGPSGNVYVADTSNHRIQEFDSSGSFINKWGSYGSSSNGPFSSPQGVAVDSSGNVYVADTYNHRIVKFDSSGKCLTKWGSEGSGEGQFYYPQGIAVDSSGNVYVADTSNNRIQEFDSNGKYITQLGSEGTGYGELDDPRGVAVDSSGNIYVADTYNNRIQKFDSNGEFLASWGSGGSGNKQFSSPSGVAVDSSGNIYIADLYNNRIQKLDSNGIYLTQWGIYGSDDGQFYNPVGVFVDSSGNISVADTYNHRIQKFDSSGTFLTKWGSEGSDEGEFESPQSVAVDSSGNFYVADTNNNRIQKFDSSGTFLLQWNTSGNDGDFSSPQGVAVDSSGNVYVADTSNHRIQKFDSSGTFLTKWGSEGNGEGEFESPQGIAVDSSGNVYVADTYNSRIQKFDSSGTFITSWGEWGGGHGQFCEPTGVAVDSAGNVYVADGWYSCRVQKFNSIGKYIIQFGGYGSDDGQFIDPHGIVVDSSGNIYVADTNNNRIQKFDSSGAFLTKWGYSGSDEGQFSNPQDIAVDSSGNVYVSDTSNNRIQKFAASLLPLANFGSNVTSGYAPLSVQFTDKSENATGWDWNFGDGTNSTEQNPVHTFSVAENYTVNLTVSNAYGTDSKLATIRVDSPSYYSVNGHYYSAIYAPEGITWTDAKTAAESSTYLGMNGHLATITSQDENDFIYNNLVVTPNYYWLGAFHPDDSPEPDSGWQWVTGEPWNYTYWDSGQPDGDYEGALQFFYNDKWNDLSRYSGESGYVIEYEPSNKTPVLPVANFSANVSEGYAPLSVQFIDLSENATSWLWDFGDGTNATEQNVSHTYTSVGNYTVNLTVSNADGNDSEVKTDYIVVSEPLPGAPVANFTATPTSGNAPLSVNFTDASTGTVSSYAWDFDNDGTVDSTKQNPVYTYAASGNYTVNLTVSNAGGSDSEVKTDYIVVSEPLPGVPVANFTATPTSGDAPLTVSFTDASTGTVSSYAWDFDNDGTVDSTDQNPVYTYAASGNYTVNLTVSNAGGSDSEVKTDYIVVSEPLPGVPVANFTATPTSGDAPLSVNFTDASTGTVSSYAWDFDNDGTVDSTKQNPVYTYATAGNYTVNLTVSNAGGSDSEVKTDYIVVSEPLPGAPVANFTATPTSGNAPLSVNFTDASTGTVSSYAWDFDNDGTVDSTKQNPVYTYATAGNYTVNLTVSNAGGSDSEVKTDYIVVSEPLPGVPVANFTATPTSGDAPLSVNFTDASTGTVSSYAWDFDNDGTVDSTDQNPVYTYAASGNYTVNLTVSNADGSDSEVKTDYIVVSEPLPGAPVANFTATPTSGDAPLSVNFTDASTGTVSSYAWDFDNDGTVDSTDQNPIYTYTASGNYTVNLTVTGPGGSDSEVKTGYIDVSSPSPSKPVANFSASPTSGKAPLNVKFTDTSTGTPTSWYWTFGDGSKSYLQNPTHKYSKAGIYTVNLTVKNAAGRNTVTKTDYIKVVTKPVAEFSASPTSGKAPLKVAFTDTSTGFPTSWKWNFGDGSTSTQQNPTHKYSIAGNYTVALTVRNAVGSNTVTKDGYIQVIEKPVANFSASPTSGKVPLKVAFTDTSTGSPTSWKWDFGDGTTSTQQNPTHKYSKVGNYTVKLTATNAAGSNMVTKTDYIKVVTKPVAEFSASPTSGKAPLKVAFTDKSTGLPDKWKWSFGDGTTSREQNPEHQYLQEGKYKVVLTVSNAAGSNTVTKTNYITVTTNTRPGIYSENK; encoded by the coding sequence ATGAGTGCGTCTGTTACGCATGCTGAAACTTATCACTTTGTTGCAAAGTGGGGTTCTGAGGGCAGCAGTGACGGACAATTTTCTAGTCCATGTGGTGTCGTTATCGGTCCTTCTGGCAATGTTTATGTTGCCGACACTTCCAATCACCGCATTCAGGAGTTTGACAGCAGTGGCTCATTCATTAACAAATGGGGTTCTTATGGCAGTAGCAGCAATGGGCCATTTTCTTCTCCACAAGGTGTTGCTGTAGATTCTTCTGGCAATGTTTATGTTGCCGATACGTACAATCATCGTATCGTGAAGTTTGACAGCAGTGGGAAATGCCTTACCAAGTGGGGTTCCGAGGGCAGCGGTGAAGGGCAATTTTATTATCCACAAGGTATTGCTGTAGATTCATCTGGCAATGTTTATGTTGCCGATACGTCCAATAATCGTATTCAGGAGTTTGATAGCAACGGTAAATACATTACCCAATTGGGTTCTGAGGGTACTGGTTACGGAGAATTAGATGATCCGCGTGGTGTAGCTGTAGATTCTTCGGGTAATATTTATGTTGCTGATACATATAATAATCGCATTCAAAAATTTGACAGCAACGGTGAATTTCTAGCTAGTTGGGGTTCTGGGGGCAGTGGTAACAAACAATTTAGTAGCCCATCCGGTGTTGCTGTAGATTCTTCTGGTAATATTTATATTGCCGATTTATATAATAATCGCATTCAGAAGCTTGACAGCAATGGCATATATCTTACCCAATGGGGTATTTATGGCAGCGATGATGGACAATTTTATAATCCAGTAGGAGTTTTTGTAGACTCCTCAGGCAATATATCTGTTGCCGATACGTACAATCATCGCATTCAGAAATTTGATAGTAGCGGAACATTCCTTACCAAATGGGGTTCTGAGGGCAGCGATGAAGGAGAATTTGAATCTCCCCAAAGTGTTGCTGTAGATTCTTCTGGAAACTTTTATGTTGCCGATACAAATAATAATCGCATTCAGAAGTTTGATAGTAGCGGAACATTCCTTCTCCAATGGAATACTTCTGGCAATGATGGAGATTTTTCTTCTCCACAAGGTGTTGCTGTAGATTCGTCTGGCAATGTTTATGTTGCCGATACGTCCAATCATCGTATTCAGAAATTTGATAGTAGCGGAACATTCCTTACCAAATGGGGTTCTGAGGGCAACGGTGAAGGAGAATTTGAATCTCCACAAGGAATTGCTGTAGATTCTTCGGGTAATGTTTATGTTGCCGATACATATAATTCTCGCATTCAAAAATTTGATAGTAGCGGAACATTCATTACCAGTTGGGGGGAATGGGGCGGTGGCCACGGACAATTTTGTGAGCCAACAGGGGTTGCTGTAGATTCAGCTGGCAATGTTTATGTTGCCGATGGGTGGTACAGTTGTCGCGTTCAAAAATTTAACAGCATTGGCAAATACATTATCCAATTTGGTGGTTATGGCAGCGATGACGGACAATTTATTGATCCACATGGTATTGTTGTAGATTCTTCTGGCAATATTTATGTTGCCGATACAAATAATAATCGCATTCAGAAGTTTGATAGTAGTGGAGCATTCCTTACCAAATGGGGCTACTCTGGCAGTGACGAAGGGCAGTTTTCTAATCCACAAGATATTGCTGTAGATTCTTCAGGCAATGTTTATGTTTCCGATACGTCCAATAATCGCATTCAGAAGTTTGCTGCATCATTACTTCCTCTTGCAAACTTCGGCAGTAATGTGACCAGTGGTTATGCTCCTCTGTCAGTCCAGTTTACCGATAAATCTGAAAATGCAACTGGATGGGACTGGAACTTTGGAGACGGAACTAATTCAACCGAGCAGAATCCAGTGCATACTTTTTCGGTAGCAGAGAACTATACTGTTAACCTGACAGTGAGCAATGCATATGGTACAGACTCAAAGTTGGCCACAATAAGGGTTGATTCACCTTCTTACTATTCGGTAAATGGCCATTATTATAGTGCAATATATGCACCTGAAGGCATTACCTGGACAGATGCAAAAACGGCGGCTGAGTCTTCTACTTATCTTGGAATGAATGGACATCTGGCCACAATCACTTCTCAGGATGAGAACGATTTTATATACAATAATCTTGTCGTAACACCAAATTATTATTGGTTGGGGGCCTTTCATCCAGATGATAGTCCGGAACCTGATAGCGGTTGGCAATGGGTAACGGGCGAACCGTGGAATTATACTTACTGGGATTCAGGCCAGCCGGATGGCGATTATGAAGGTGCGCTTCAGTTCTTCTATAATGACAAATGGAATGACCTTTCTCGCTATTCTGGTGAAAGTGGCTATGTCATAGAATACGAACCATCTAATAAGACACCAGTACTTCCTGTCGCAAACTTCAGTGCCAATGTCAGTGAAGGTTATGCCCCTCTGTCAGTCCAGTTTATCGATCTGTCAGAAAATGCAACTTCATGGCTCTGGGACTTTGGGGACGGTACCAACGCTACCGAGCAGAATGTTTCTCATACATATACATCAGTTGGTAACTATACCGTCAACCTTACGGTTTCCAACGCAGACGGGAATGATTCAGAGGTAAAGACCGATTACATTGTCGTAAGTGAACCACTACCTGGAGCACCAGTTGCAAACTTTACAGCAACGCCTACTTCTGGAAATGCACCACTTAGTGTTAACTTCACTGATGCTTCGACTGGCACTGTCTCATCATATGCATGGGACTTTGATAACGATGGAACTGTAGACAGTACTAAGCAGAATCCAGTCTACACTTATGCTGCATCTGGTAACTACACTGTCAATCTTACTGTTTCCAATGCAGGTGGAAGTGATTCTGAAGTCAAGACTGATTACATTGTCGTAAGTGAACCACTACCTGGAGTACCAGTTGCAAACTTTACTGCAACGCCTACTTCTGGCGATGCACCACTTACTGTGAGCTTCACTGATGCTTCAACCGGCACTGTCTCCTCATATGCATGGGACTTTGATAATGATGGAACTGTAGACAGTACTGATCAGAATCCAGTCTACACTTATGCTGCATCTGGTAACTACACTGTCAATCTTACTGTTTCCAATGCAGGTGGAAGTGATTCTGAAGTCAAGACCGATTACATTGTCGTAAGTGAACCACTACCTGGAGTACCAGTTGCAAACTTTACTGCAACGCCTACTTCTGGCGATGCACCACTTAGTGTGAACTTCACTGATGCTTCGACTGGCACTGTCTCATCATATGCATGGGACTTTGATAACGATGGAACTGTAGACAGTACTAAGCAGAATCCAGTCTACACTTATGCTACGGCTGGTAACTACACTGTCAATCTCACTGTTTCCAATGCAGGCGGAAGCGATTCGGAGGTAAAGACTGATTACATTGTCGTAAGTGAACCACTACCTGGAGCACCAGTTGCAAACTTTACAGCAACGCCTACTTCTGGAAATGCACCACTTAGTGTTAACTTCACTGATGCTTCGACTGGCACTGTCTCATCATATGCATGGGACTTTGATAACGATGGAACTGTAGACAGTACTAAGCAGAATCCAGTCTACACTTATGCTACGGCTGGTAACTACACTGTCAATCTCACTGTTTCCAATGCAGGCGGAAGCGATTCGGAGGTAAAGACTGATTACATTGTCGTAAGTGAACCACTACCTGGAGTACCAGTTGCAAACTTTACTGCAACGCCTACTTCTGGCGATGCACCACTTAGTGTGAACTTCACTGATGCTTCAACCGGCACTGTCTCCTCATATGCATGGGACTTTGATAACGATGGAACTGTAGACAGTACTGATCAGAATCCAGTCTACACTTATGCTGCATCTGGTAACTACACTGTCAATCTTACTGTTTCCAATGCAGATGGAAGTGATTCTGAAGTCAAGACCGATTACATTGTCGTAAGTGAACCATTACCTGGAGCACCAGTTGCAAACTTTACTGCAACGCCTACTTCTGGCGATGCACCACTTAGTGTGAACTTCACTGATGCTTCAACCGGCACTGTCTCCTCATATGCATGGGACTTTGATAATGATGGAACTGTAGACAGTACTGATCAGAACCCGATATACACCTACACCGCATCTGGTAACTATACCGTCAATCTTACTGTAACCGGACCGGGTGGAAGCGATTCTGAGGTGAAAACTGGTTACATCGATGTCTCCAGTCCATCTCCATCAAAGCCGGTAGCTAACTTTTCTGCTTCTCCAACTTCTGGAAAAGCACCATTAAACGTTAAATTTACTGACACAAGCACAGGAACACCTACTTCCTGGTACTGGACCTTTGGAGATGGATCAAAGTCATACCTCCAGAATCCGACTCACAAGTATTCAAAGGCAGGAATATATACTGTGAACTTGACAGTAAAGAATGCTGCAGGACGTAATACGGTAACAAAAACAGATTATATAAAAGTAGTAACAAAGCCGGTTGCCGAATTCTCTGCGTCTCCTACCTCAGGAAAAGCTCCATTAAAGGTTGCCTTTACTGACACAAGCACAGGCTTCCCAACGTCATGGAAATGGAATTTCGGAGACGGAAGTACTTCAACTCAGCAGAATCCAACGCATAAGTATTCCATAGCAGGAAACTATACGGTAGCACTTACGGTAAGAAATGCGGTGGGCAGTAATACGGTAACAAAAGATGGCTATATACAAGTGATAGAAAAACCGGTAGCTAACTTTTCTGCTTCTCCAACTTCTGGGAAAGTACCATTAAAGGTTGCCTTTACTGACACAAGCACAGGCTCCCCAACTTCATGGAAATGGGATTTTGGAGATGGAACAACTTCAACCCAGCAGAATCCAACTCATAAGTATTCCAAAGTAGGGAATTATACTGTTAAGCTTACAGCAACAAATGCTGCAGGCAGTAACATGGTAACAAAAACAGATTATATAAAAGTAGTAACAAAGCCGGTTGCCGAATTCTCTGCGTCTCCGACCTCAGGAAAAGCTCCATTAAAGGTTGCCTTTACTGATAAAAGTACAGGCTTGCCAGATAAGTGGAAATGGAGTTTTGGAGACGGGACAACTTCAAGGGAACAGAATCCAGAACATCAGTATTTACAGGAAGGAAAATATAAGGTTGTACTTACAGTAAGCAATGCGGCGGGCAGCAATACTGTAACAAAAACAAATTACATAACAGTGACAACAAATACCAGACCGGGAATATATTCTGAAAACAAATAA
- a CDS encoding sulfide/dihydroorotate dehydrogenase-like FAD/NAD-binding protein: MAYKVLKKEEIAPSVHRMVIDAPDVAKAAKAGQFIILRIDEKGERVPLTIADFDNEKGRVAIIFQEMGKTTKQLAKLSAGEFLEDVVGPLGTPSDVRKLGTVILVGGGVGVAPAYPQAKAYKKAGNKVISIIGARNKDLLILEEEMKDASSELYIATDDGSKGHHGFVTDIMKQILDSGEEVARVVIIGPPIMMKVGAGVASPYDVEILVSLNSIMVDGTGMCGGCRVTVDGKTRFTCVDGPEFDARKVDFVQLMNRLAMYRGEETKAVEKYEEECRCGLH, translated from the coding sequence ATGGCATATAAAGTATTGAAAAAGGAAGAAATCGCTCCGTCGGTGCACAGGATGGTAATAGATGCTCCTGACGTGGCAAAGGCTGCAAAAGCCGGACAGTTCATAATCCTCAGAATTGATGAAAAGGGAGAAAGGGTACCCCTTACTATTGCCGACTTTGACAACGAGAAAGGCAGAGTAGCCATAATATTTCAGGAGATGGGCAAAACTACAAAACAGCTTGCAAAGCTTTCTGCAGGCGAGTTTCTTGAGGACGTCGTCGGACCTCTTGGTACTCCTTCCGATGTAAGGAAACTTGGCACTGTTATCCTTGTAGGTGGAGGGGTAGGAGTTGCCCCGGCTTATCCTCAGGCAAAGGCTTATAAAAAAGCTGGAAACAAGGTAATTTCCATTATAGGAGCCCGAAACAAGGACCTCCTCATCCTTGAAGAGGAAATGAAGGATGCCAGTTCCGAACTGTATATCGCAACCGATGACGGATCAAAAGGACACCATGGATTTGTTACCGATATAATGAAACAGATTCTGGATAGCGGAGAAGAGGTTGCAAGAGTTGTAATTATTGGGCCCCCAATAATGATGAAAGTAGGAGCAGGGGTAGCTTCTCCCTATGATGTTGAAATCCTGGTAAGCCTTAACTCCATTATGGTAGACGGGACAGGTATGTGCGGCGGCTGCAGGGTTACAGTTGACGGAAAAACCAGATTTACCTGCGTTGATGGGCCTGAATTTGATGCACGTAAAGTTGATTTTGTTCAACTCATGAACAGGCTTGCAATGTACCGCGGCGAAGAGACGAAAGCTGTGGAAAAATACGAAGAAGAATGCAGGTGTGGACTGCACTGA
- the gltA gene encoding NADPH-dependent glutamate synthase, giving the protein MQELNGEKTAKVKKERTPMPEQPAEERRKNFNEVALGYTKEDALAEASRCLSCKEPKCVEGCPVNVDIPGFIKLVCEEDFAGAIKKIKGTNALPAICGRVCPQETQCEALCVLGKKGQPVAIGRLERFCADYERQQGVKVPEIPEPTGKKVAVVGSGPSGLTAAADLAKLGHKVTVFESLHKAGGVLSYGIPEFRLPKEIVRQEVEYIEQLGVEFKPNYIIGRIKTLDELCDEFDAVFLGTGAGLPSFMGIPGENFNGVYSANEFLTRVNLMKAYDPEYDTRVRLGKHVVVVGGGNVAMDAARSALRLGAEEVSIVYRRGEEEMPARREEIEHAKEEGITFRLLTNPVRILGDEKFNATAVECIKMELGEPDKSGRRSPVPVEGSEFTIPAEVVVIAIGTSPNPMIFKGSEGLDQSKRGTVVADEETGATSKCGVFAGGDVVTGAATVISAMGAGKKAAKAIDEYLKEQ; this is encoded by the coding sequence ATGCAAGAACTAAACGGAGAAAAAACTGCAAAAGTAAAGAAAGAAAGGACCCCTATGCCAGAACAGCCTGCGGAAGAGCGCAGGAAGAACTTTAATGAGGTAGCTCTTGGCTACACAAAAGAAGACGCTCTTGCCGAAGCCTCCCGCTGTCTCTCCTGCAAGGAACCGAAATGTGTTGAAGGCTGCCCTGTGAATGTGGATATTCCAGGCTTTATCAAGCTTGTCTGCGAGGAAGACTTTGCAGGGGCAATAAAGAAGATTAAAGGCACAAATGCCCTTCCTGCCATCTGCGGCCGTGTCTGCCCCCAGGAAACTCAGTGCGAAGCTCTCTGCGTACTCGGAAAGAAGGGGCAGCCAGTTGCTATCGGAAGGCTCGAACGCTTCTGCGCTGATTATGAGCGGCAGCAGGGGGTAAAGGTCCCTGAAATTCCAGAGCCTACAGGAAAGAAAGTAGCTGTTGTAGGCTCAGGGCCGTCGGGTCTCACTGCCGCAGCAGACCTTGCAAAGCTGGGCCACAAAGTCACAGTCTTTGAATCCCTTCACAAAGCCGGCGGAGTTCTGAGTTACGGCATTCCAGAGTTCAGGCTGCCAAAGGAAATTGTTCGGCAGGAAGTCGAGTACATTGAGCAGCTTGGGGTAGAGTTCAAGCCCAACTATATCATCGGCAGGATCAAGACCTTAGACGAGCTCTGTGACGAATTCGATGCGGTTTTCCTGGGCACTGGTGCAGGTCTCCCGAGCTTTATGGGAATCCCCGGCGAAAACTTCAACGGCGTTTACTCTGCAAACGAGTTCCTGACCCGTGTGAATCTCATGAAAGCTTATGACCCTGAATACGATACCAGAGTCAGGCTGGGAAAGCACGTAGTGGTTGTCGGAGGCGGAAATGTGGCAATGGATGCCGCTCGTTCAGCCCTCCGCCTGGGCGCTGAAGAAGTTAGCATAGTCTATCGCCGTGGGGAAGAAGAGATGCCAGCCCGCAGGGAAGAAATCGAGCACGCTAAAGAAGAAGGCATAACCTTCAGGCTCCTTACAAACCCTGTCCGCATTCTCGGCGACGAGAAGTTCAATGCTACTGCAGTCGAATGCATTAAAATGGAACTAGGCGAACCTGACAAGTCTGGCAGAAGAAGCCCTGTCCCTGTAGAAGGTTCGGAATTCACTATTCCTGCCGAAGTTGTTGTTATCGCCATAGGCACATCTCCGAACCCCATGATTTTCAAAGGGTCGGAAGGCCTGGATCAGAGCAAAAGGGGCACTGTCGTTGCAGACGAAGAAACCGGTGCAACCTCAAAGTGCGGAGTCTTTGCAGGCGGAGATGTTGTCACAGGCGCAGCAACCGTTATCAGCGCAATGGGCGCTGGCAAGAAAGCCGCAAAGGCAATTGATGAGTATCTGAAAGAACAGTGA
- a CDS encoding threonine/serine exporter family protein, which yields MVPRTDLSHISSLNISDEEKSPNQLLKFLTELSRALTTAGIAVMSIESILKKICQAYGFKAEEVISLPTFLIIKIANGDSKALEVTMQKPGVLPLDQVSRLYELINQAENAEITPEQGIRRIKEIINVKRQHNYIKNILGYALFSTGLGMLFLPTFNGLFFCGALGAIAGLILAYSEDKKRLTLILPVLTAFFVSTIFFLGIKQGIINGSLTIMVPALAYFIPGAVLSTGMFELAANNLVSGASRLVQGVVILLLLLFGVIVGLQVVGLPEDYIIANTSTPLYWWAPYIGVLIFTLGMYLLMCIRNKDMLGVLIVLLATFLGQQAGNYLLGGLFGAFTGSIIMTMLGTFLERSKLRTPYYVSIIPAFWVLVPGALGLISLAALVGQNYSSSIASLIQVALTFVAISTGLLIGAVIADPLKIGSSP from the coding sequence ATGGTTCCACGTACTGATTTATCTCATATAAGCTCTTTAAATATTTCAGATGAGGAAAAGTCACCTAATCAACTTTTGAAATTCCTCACCGAACTTTCCAGAGCTCTGACTACTGCAGGAATTGCGGTAATGTCCATAGAGTCAATTTTGAAAAAAATATGCCAGGCTTATGGTTTCAAAGCTGAGGAGGTTATTAGTTTACCTACTTTTTTAATCATAAAGATTGCAAATGGCGATTCAAAGGCTCTGGAAGTCACCATGCAGAAACCCGGAGTACTTCCCTTAGACCAGGTTTCAAGATTATATGAGTTGATCAACCAGGCAGAAAATGCTGAAATAACGCCTGAACAGGGGATAAGGCGTATTAAAGAAATAATAAATGTTAAACGTCAACATAATTATATTAAAAATATTTTAGGTTATGCACTGTTTTCCACAGGCCTGGGAATGCTCTTTCTACCAACCTTTAATGGATTATTTTTTTGTGGAGCATTAGGAGCCATAGCGGGTCTTATACTGGCTTATTCCGAGGATAAAAAAAGACTTACTCTGATTCTGCCTGTTCTAACGGCCTTTTTTGTTTCCACGATCTTTTTTCTAGGTATTAAACAGGGAATTATAAACGGGTCTCTAACCATAATGGTCCCTGCACTTGCTTACTTCATTCCCGGAGCAGTTCTGTCTACGGGAATGTTCGAACTGGCAGCAAACAATCTGGTATCTGGTGCATCTCGTCTGGTTCAGGGAGTTGTAATATTGCTACTTCTCTTATTTGGAGTGATAGTAGGCCTCCAGGTTGTGGGTTTGCCCGAAGATTACATAATAGCCAACACTTCAACTCCTTTGTATTGGTGGGCTCCCTATATTGGAGTTCTTATTTTCACCCTTGGGATGTACCTTCTGATGTGCATAAGAAACAAGGACATGTTAGGGGTTTTAATTGTATTGTTAGCCACTTTTCTTGGGCAGCAAGCAGGAAATTATCTTTTGGGGGGACTTTTTGGAGCTTTCACAGGTTCCATTATTATGACAATGCTAGGAACTTTTCTGGAGCGATCCAAACTTAGAACACCGTATTATGTGTCTATAATACCTGCATTCTGGGTCCTGGTTCCAGGAGCACTTGGGCTTATCAGCTTAGCCGCATTAGTGGGACAGAACTATTCTTCTTCCATTGCCAGTCTGATCCAGGTAGCTCTGACCTTTGTAGCGATCTCCACGGGGCTGTTAATCGGTGCTGTGATTGCTGATCCACTAAAAATCGGGTCATCTCCCTGA
- a CDS encoding saccharopine dehydrogenase NADP-binding domain-containing protein: MKKMFSNKVLIIGYGSVSQCTLPLLMDKLDVPLENITLIDFEDKSKALKKYTNQGLRFVCEKITPKNLNQVLSQYMESDGLIIDLSWNIDANDIIKWCHDHNVLYVNTSVEVWDPAEKFLTQSLLEKSLYLRQMRLLELSRDWKDAPTAVVDHGANPGLITHFVKQGLLDIAARTCADKKVSPEDEQEIALLAKNRDFARLAQKLGIKVIHCSERDTQVANRAKEVNEFVGTWSIEGLREEGTAPVEIAWGTHESKLPPMAHIPPYGPKNVILLPQMGINTWVRSWIPDEEIVGMAIRHGESYGLSKLLTVWEDEKVIYRPTVHYAYMPCHDTLSSLCELRGRNYELQPRLRIMTNEITSGEDIMGALLMGHSYNSWWTGSALSIEETRSLAPGQNATTLQVAAGIVAAILWMLENPREGIKTPEDLPHDFVLDIARPYLGNFISTSSDWTPLKNRKIFFKESPAVKPNPDTWQFENFQFIS, translated from the coding sequence ATGAAAAAAATGTTTTCCAATAAAGTCCTCATTATTGGCTATGGATCAGTTTCACAATGCACTCTACCCCTTTTAATGGATAAACTCGATGTCCCGCTAGAAAACATTACCTTGATTGATTTTGAAGACAAATCAAAAGCCCTAAAAAAATATACTAATCAGGGATTAAGATTTGTCTGTGAAAAAATTACCCCGAAAAATTTGAATCAGGTTTTGTCACAATATATGGAAAGTGACGGCCTGATCATTGATCTTTCATGGAATATCGATGCCAATGACATCATTAAGTGGTGCCATGATCACAATGTATTGTACGTTAACACGTCTGTTGAAGTATGGGATCCTGCTGAGAAATTTTTGACTCAAAGTCTATTGGAAAAATCTCTTTATTTAAGGCAAATGAGATTGCTTGAACTTTCCCGTGATTGGAAAGATGCGCCAACTGCTGTTGTTGACCATGGCGCAAATCCTGGCCTGATAACTCACTTCGTAAAGCAAGGCTTGCTGGATATTGCCGCCCGCACCTGTGCTGATAAGAAAGTCTCTCCCGAGGATGAACAGGAAATTGCCCTCCTTGCAAAGAACAGGGACTTTGCCCGCCTGGCTCAGAAACTGGGAATCAAAGTGATCCATTGTAGCGAGCGGGATACTCAAGTCGCAAACAGGGCAAAGGAAGTTAATGAATTTGTAGGAACGTGGAGCATTGAAGGATTGAGGGAAGAAGGAACTGCTCCGGTTGAAATAGCCTGGGGAACGCATGAGAGCAAATTGCCACCCATGGCGCATATACCTCCTTACGGACCAAAAAATGTTATTCTCTTACCCCAGATGGGCATTAATACCTGGGTCAGATCATGGATCCCGGATGAAGAAATTGTAGGTATGGCGATCCGTCATGGTGAATCATATGGCCTTTCAAAACTGTTAACTGTTTGGGAAGATGAAAAAGTGATCTATCGGCCTACCGTACATTATGCTTATATGCCCTGTCATGATACGCTTTCTTCTCTCTGCGAATTGAGAGGCCGGAATTATGAGCTTCAACCGAGACTTCGGATTATGACAAATGAAATCACATCTGGAGAGGATATCATGGGTGCACTCCTGATGGGCCATTCTTATAATTCCTGGTGGACTGGGAGCGCATTAAGCATTGAAGAGACCAGATCTCTTGCTCCCGGTCAGAATGCTACTACTCTTCAGGTAGCTGCAGGTATTGTTGCTGCTATACTCTGGATGCTTGAAAATCCGCGAGAAGGCATTAAAACACCTGAGGACTTGCCTCATGACTTTGTCTTGGATATTGCCAGACCGTACCTTGGAAATTTTATTTCCACATCATCGGATTGGACACCGCTTAAAAATCGCAAAATATTTTTCAAAGAAAGTCCAGCAGTAAAACCCAACCCCGATACATGGCAATTTGAAAATTTTCAATTTATAAGTTAA